From the Candidatus Cloacimonadota bacterium genome, one window contains:
- a CDS encoding DUF4837 family protein — MRDKIIISAFLIIILGIYGCGKSEFSHESSTDIRKPISWGKSSVIFVFADDKVWDYGKLEILKSLEREFFTTTNEKLFTVQREDISQIKRYYKFANLLFLCDTNSNKPTSQYVKSILPEQTSSLSDSIPADIIAVNDNWSQNQAVVFVIGKDIKTLLLYTFEKSNIIFKIYRNREIERIKNLIYKPGLNKEEIEYQKEHYPWHLDLPYQYLTFRKDDGNHFVSYLLRVEKHPDRFLAVYWENMPENIVNKEWLWNKRLELGKKYYEGDEFSSEDVTQEKTQFLSYNGYKLSGRWQNPEYFIGGAFVSFAFYDEKQKISYLIDNAVFFPEGEKLRALMGLGIISETFKTNYKESNEK; from the coding sequence ATGCGAGATAAAATTATAATATCTGCTTTTTTGATTATAATACTTGGTATTTACGGATGTGGCAAATCTGAATTTTCTCATGAGTCTTCTACAGATATAAGAAAACCGATTTCCTGGGGCAAGTCAAGTGTTATATTTGTATTTGCTGATGACAAGGTATGGGATTATGGCAAATTAGAGATTCTTAAATCACTTGAAAGAGAGTTTTTCACAACAACTAATGAGAAGCTATTTACTGTTCAAAGAGAAGACATATCACAAATCAAAAGGTATTATAAATTTGCGAATCTGCTTTTTCTATGTGATACAAATTCAAATAAACCCACATCACAATATGTAAAATCTATTCTGCCAGAACAGACTTCTTCTTTATCAGACTCAATCCCGGCGGATATTATTGCAGTTAATGATAACTGGTCTCAGAATCAAGCAGTGGTTTTTGTGATTGGAAAGGATATTAAAACTCTGTTACTTTATACTTTTGAAAAATCAAATATAATATTTAAGATTTATAGGAATAGGGAGATTGAGCGTATTAAGAATCTTATTTATAAACCCGGTTTGAATAAGGAAGAGATTGAATATCAAAAAGAGCATTATCCCTGGCACCTTGACTTGCCTTACCAATATCTTACATTTAGAAAAGATGATGGGAATCACTTTGTATCTTACCTGCTTCGTGTTGAAAAGCATCCAGATAGATTTTTAGCAGTATATTGGGAGAATATGCCAGAAAATATTGTGAATAAAGAATGGCTCTGGAATAAAAGACTGGAATTAGGGAAAAAGTATTATGAAGGCGACGAATTCTCTTCTGAAGATGTTACTCAAGAGAAAACACAATTTCTATCTTATAATGGCTACAAACTTTCTGGCAGATGGCAAAATCCAGAATATTTTATTGGAGGAGCATTTGTCAGTTTTGCTTTCTATGACGAGAAGCAGAAGATATCTTATTTAATTGATAATGCAGTTTTTTTCCCTGAAGGCGAAAAGCTGCGAGCACTTATGGGATTGGGAATTATTAGTGAAACTTTCAAAACAAATTATAAGGAAAGCAATGAAAAATAA
- the pgsA gene encoding CDP-diacylglycerol--glycerol-3-phosphate 3-phosphatidyltransferase produces MEKVRKYKSQIPNALTLLRIILIPLFIFLAIKEYYLATLLVFIIASLTDAFDGIIARKFKYVSSFGKIFDPLADKILVASALIILTFWGLIYWWLTLLILARELFMTLLRNHLIKRKIYLAANIFGKIKTTAQMSTIIFSLFYKSFLPKSLVIENIILIAFILVTIITWLSAIIYVFQIRERLYAR; encoded by the coding sequence ATGGAAAAGGTGAGAAAGTATAAAAGTCAAATTCCTAATGCACTGACTTTACTTAGAATAATTCTTATTCCATTATTTATATTTCTGGCAATTAAGGAGTATTATCTTGCTACATTGCTGGTTTTTATAATTGCATCATTGACAGATGCATTTGACGGGATAATTGCAAGGAAATTTAAATATGTATCAAGTTTTGGTAAGATTTTCGACCCCTTAGCTGATAAAATTTTAGTTGCTTCAGCATTAATTATTTTGACATTTTGGGGATTAATATATTGGTGGCTGACACTTTTGATATTAGCAAGAGAACTATTTATGACGCTGCTCAGAAATCATCTAATTAAAAGAAAGATTTATTTGGCAGCTAATATATTCGGTAAGATTAAAACTACCGCTCAAATGTCCACAATTATTTTCTCGCTTTTCTATAAAAGTTTTCTTCCTAAATCATTAGTAATTGAAAATATTATATTAATTGCATTTATTTTAGTAACTATTATTACCTGGCTTTCTGCTATAATTTATGTGTTCCAAATCAGGGAGAGATTATATGCGAGATAA
- a CDS encoding methyltransferase has product MIKIRDKKQNREILSAKNYTLDALQYKNLKLLQNKKGYRSSEDSLILLNIILENIGISFSGTAFEFGTGSCIIAILLAAKLPQISITAIEVQPSLFELAQKNIVSNHLSNRISLIEMNGKEVKSRIPFKKFDIAFSNPPFYPVGRGRLSPDEEKRNARHEILCTMDDVIESFDFLLKKNGLGFIIYPTFRWREFDDKIRGNTKKFVLQKYYFFRDINNRLFDDMFNNCSSSADYEKILEKSNLFVAKIKRL; this is encoded by the coding sequence ATGATAAAAATCAGAGACAAAAAACAAAACCGGGAAATTCTTAGTGCGAAAAACTACACTTTGGACGCTCTCCAATATAAAAATCTAAAACTTTTACAAAATAAAAAGGGGTATCGTAGTTCAGAGGATTCTTTAATTCTACTGAATATTATTCTTGAAAATATTGGAATTAGTTTTTCTGGCACAGCATTTGAATTTGGCACAGGATCCTGCATTATAGCTATTCTTCTTGCAGCAAAACTCCCTCAAATTTCTATAACTGCCATAGAAGTCCAACCCTCACTTTTTGAACTCGCTCAAAAGAATATTGTAAGTAATCATTTGAGTAATAGAATCAGTCTTATTGAGATGAATGGGAAAGAAGTCAAAAGCAGAATACCTTTCAAGAAATTTGATATTGCTTTCTCAAATCCACCATTTTACCCCGTTGGCAGAGGAAGACTCAGTCCTGATGAAGAGAAGAGAAACGCTCGGCATGAAATTTTATGTACTATGGATGATGTTATTGAATCTTTTGATTTTCTTCTTAAAAAGAATGGATTAGGTTTTATTATATATCCAACATTTAGATGGCGAGAATTTGATGATAAAATTAGAGGTAATACGAAAAAATTTGTACTGCAAAAATACTATTTCTTTAGGGATATAAATAATAGATTATTTGATGATATGTTTAACAATTGTTCATCATCAGCCGATTATGAAAAAATTCTTGAAAAAAGCAACCTATTCGTTGCAAAAATTAAGAGATTATAA
- a CDS encoding C25 family cysteine peptidase — protein MKRKNRILIISTIILTFTFTFICLFAGPKEDYEKGLREELSKIFDNPEEIEQFIEHAENFKPTIKKQEYPETTTKGENKIPYDMIIITNAELEQDFLEFATIKNREGIKTQVVSILQTGNTPQEIRQYLKTRKERNPNLKYVLIGGDASVIMPKMIWNPYYHQWAESCIEGYGSEFPTDYYFCNVLSDWVSDDEVNFEADLYVGRIPADTPEEVQNFINKYIAYRYNGNYSEKYHLIAQNLAKIPYDTGGNYIINRIAEHINTDIAYTYEEDLYHAEPGDTIRPGVLWGEAIASNNFSFLFNVAHGHRKCIGAYNIMCNANSYPGPPPPMGLPPFENTNIVTINDTICLVGNLPYHAPEYYEYLPPYLSNTNPYLFWSSSCRGNLFAMIDTNYVYFPAECVGAEFINSPDGAVALYASSFLEFPYTTRHSVEDFMDFIFDNEMYRIGENCVECHQYIYQYGGSNCARDLILSHVLFGDPSMQIWSEKARVFNVYRLKSENEELAVFWVLDKEENPVSNVRCNLISEGNEIFLRGFTDEEGVVEFEIGKEDISEMELTTIKANFIPYSSIVEEIPYYGKGDEDLGSESDISLCCYPNPMHSSTTISFSATDLHGLSQIKIYNVKGQLVKRFGDLTGKDKVIWSGKDNRGIQLSNGIYFYRMETDKYKSEISKILMLR, from the coding sequence ATGAAAAGAAAAAATAGAATACTAATAATCTCAACTATAATCTTAACCTTCACCTTTACTTTTATCTGTTTATTTGCTGGTCCAAAGGAAGATTATGAGAAGGGATTAAGAGAAGAATTAAGCAAAATATTTGATAATCCTGAAGAGATAGAGCAGTTTATTGAGCATGCAGAGAACTTTAAGCCTACAATAAAAAAGCAAGAATATCCTGAAACTACTACAAAAGGAGAAAATAAGATACCTTATGATATGATAATCATTACAAATGCGGAATTAGAACAGGATTTTCTTGAATTTGCTACAATAAAAAATAGAGAAGGGATAAAGACCCAAGTGGTATCTATTTTACAGACAGGGAATACCCCGCAGGAGATAAGGCAGTATTTAAAAACAAGAAAGGAGAGAAATCCAAATCTTAAATATGTTTTGATTGGTGGAGATGCATCAGTAATTATGCCTAAAATGATATGGAATCCATATTATCATCAATGGGCTGAAAGTTGTATAGAGGGCTATGGTTCAGAATTCCCTACTGATTATTATTTTTGTAATGTTCTTTCTGACTGGGTATCTGATGATGAGGTAAATTTTGAAGCTGATTTATATGTTGGCAGAATCCCTGCAGATACGCCAGAAGAGGTACAGAATTTTATCAATAAATATATTGCCTATCGTTACAATGGTAATTATTCTGAGAAATATCATTTAATTGCACAGAATCTTGCGAAGATTCCTTATGATACGGGTGGAAATTATATAATAAACAGGATTGCTGAACATATCAATACGGACATTGCCTATACTTATGAAGAGGACTTATATCATGCAGAGCCAGGAGATACAATCCGACCTGGAGTTTTATGGGGAGAGGCAATAGCAAGCAATAATTTTAGTTTTCTATTTAATGTGGCTCATGGTCATAGGAAGTGTATTGGTGCCTACAATATAATGTGTAATGCAAATTCATATCCAGGACCTCCGCCTCCTATGGGTCTTCCACCTTTTGAAAATACAAATATAGTCACAATTAATGATACAATTTGTCTAGTTGGTAACCTACCCTATCATGCACCTGAATATTATGAATATTTGCCACCCTATCTATCAAATACAAATCCCTATCTGTTCTGGAGTAGTTCTTGTAGAGGTAATCTTTTCGCTATGATAGACACCAATTATGTGTATTTTCCTGCAGAGTGTGTAGGAGCAGAGTTTATAAATAGTCCTGATGGTGCTGTTGCTTTATATGCCTCATCATTCCTTGAATTTCCTTATACAACTCGCCATTCAGTAGAAGATTTCATGGATTTTATATTTGATAATGAGATGTATCGTATTGGAGAAAACTGTGTGGAATGTCATCAATATATTTATCAATATGGGGGCTCAAATTGTGCAAGAGATCTTATTCTTTCTCATGTCTTATTTGGTGACCCGAGTATGCAAATTTGGAGTGAAAAAGCCCGGGTATTTAATGTATATAGATTAAAATCTGAAAATGAAGAACTGGCTGTTTTTTGGGTGTTAGATAAAGAAGAAAATCCTGTAAGCAATGTAAGATGTAATTTGATATCAGAAGGTAATGAGATATTCCTAAGAGGATTTACAGATGAGGAAGGAGTTGTAGAGTTTGAAATTGGGAAGGAAGATATTTCTGAAATGGAACTTACAACTATCAAGGCTAATTTTATTCCTTATTCAAGTATAGTAGAAGAGATACCCTATTATGGCAAGGGAGATGAAGACCTGGGTTCAGAATCAGATATTTCGTTGTGCTGCTATCCAAATCCGATGCATAGTTCAACTACAATCTCTTTTTCAGCCACAGATTTACACGGATTATCACAGATAAAGATTTATAATGTAAAAGGTCAATTGGTAAAGCGGTTTGGAGATTTAACTGGAAAAGATAAGGTTATTTGGAGTGGTAAAGATAACAGAGGTATACAGTTATCCAATGGGATTTATTTCTATCGTATGGAAACAGATAAATATAAATCTGAAATAAGTAAGATTCTGATGCTGCGATAA
- a CDS encoding HEAT repeat domain-containing protein, with the protein MKKIVLMSVSLLICLTIAIPCIAGGNERKVPTDEPDSTYLDSLKRARLKRFHERSEHLKEQARKDIAPNVPGLIETLSDTSRYRRQIAAMQLGCSQDEQVVPYLEKLLLEDPASNVRAQCATSLATLESIESQPVLIEAMNDFVEEVQLRSALALVFLGDTTYCIPVLEDLWKFGDRRTRLAINQGLKDIGTKRAIQNLRKAMNDEDPQVAVGAAIRLAELGYCEDAFPRLKKMLTHSDKHIRSAAVRGLAEIGDATSLQLIKGMLNDKSPYVRQYIRTILKSYFNIEVPPDDKLENSMRNYDSDAAVAYADEWWDGRNLQDYDNYSPPFGNGDCANFVSQCLKEGGLDLSAGWDGYGGGVDDYGCIPYCDHLHIHLMNYQDVTLYERLSEDDWPQEPDWFVKGDPAIYNEADNLWKHAVFARVGDEYNWARLSSHDPDVGGPYNDVRVYWFYDENPNLVSCDFYHIPPVGASVEDNSISFINELKPNFPNPFHSSTTISFFLQPRELGAKSTEIKIYNIKGQLIKQVSIDNHQSSIVWNGKDESGNQLSSGIYLYQLVNGNKVIDTKRMLLIR; encoded by the coding sequence ATGAAAAAGATAGTATTGATGTCAGTAAGCTTACTTATATGTTTGACTATTGCGATTCCCTGTATTGCTGGCGGGAATGAAAGAAAAGTACCTACCGATGAGCCGGATAGCACCTATTTGGATAGTTTAAAAAGAGCTCGACTAAAAAGATTTCATGAAAGATCGGAGCATTTGAAGGAGCAAGCAAGAAAGGATATAGCTCCTAATGTGCCCGGCTTGATAGAGACATTATCTGATACAAGTAGATATAGGCGCCAGATAGCTGCTATGCAGTTAGGGTGCAGCCAGGATGAGCAGGTAGTACCTTATTTGGAAAAGTTATTATTGGAAGACCCGGCAAGCAATGTAAGAGCACAATGTGCTACATCATTGGCAACATTAGAATCAATTGAATCTCAACCTGTCCTAATAGAAGCTATGAACGATTTTGTGGAAGAAGTTCAGCTAAGATCAGCTTTAGCCCTCGTCTTTTTAGGTGATACTACCTATTGTATACCTGTGCTTGAGGATCTATGGAAGTTTGGAGATAGAAGAACTCGTCTTGCTATTAATCAAGGGTTAAAAGACATTGGAACGAAAAGAGCAATCCAAAATCTACGAAAAGCCATGAATGATGAGGATCCTCAGGTCGCTGTTGGTGCTGCAATTAGATTGGCTGAATTGGGATACTGTGAAGATGCGTTTCCTAGGCTAAAAAAAATGTTGACGCATAGTGATAAGCATATTCGGAGTGCAGCAGTAAGGGGTTTAGCTGAGATTGGTGATGCAACCTCACTCCAGTTAATAAAAGGTATGCTTAATGACAAGAGTCCGTACGTACGACAATATATCAGAACAATACTAAAAAGTTACTTCAATATAGAAGTTCCTCCTGATGACAAATTGGAAAACTCTATGCGAAATTATGATTCCGATGCTGCAGTCGCCTATGCAGACGAATGGTGGGATGGAAGAAACCTGCAAGATTATGATAATTATTCACCACCATTTGGAAACGGTGACTGTGCAAATTTTGTCTCCCAATGTTTGAAAGAAGGTGGATTGGATTTATCTGCAGGTTGGGATGGATATGGTGGGGGTGTAGATGATTACGGTTGTATTCCATACTGTGATCATTTACACATTCATTTAATGAATTATCAAGATGTAACTCTTTATGAACGTTTATCAGAAGATGATTGGCCTCAAGAACCAGATTGGTTTGTAAAAGGAGATCCTGCTATATATAATGAAGCGGATAATCTTTGGAAACATGCTGTATTTGCCAGAGTTGGTGATGAATATAATTGGGCTAGATTAAGTTCCCATGACCCTGATGTAGGAGGGCCTTATAATGATGTAAGAGTTTATTGGTTTTATGACGAAAATCCAAACTTAGTCAGTTGTGATTTCTACCATATACCACCTGTAGGGGCTTCAGTCGAAGATAATAGTATATCTTTTATAAATGAACTCAAACCTAATTTTCCCAATCCATTTCACAGTTCTACAACAATTTCTTTTTTTCTTCAGCCCCGTGAACTCGGGGCTAAGAGCACAGAGATAAAGATATATAATATCAAAGGGCAATTGATAAAGCAGGTATCAATAGATAATCATCAATCATCGATTGTCTGGAATGGAAAAGACGAAAGTGGCAACCAACTGTCCAGTGGTATTTATCTGTATCAATTAGTAAATGGCAACAAAGTTATTGATACAAAAAGAATGTTATTAATAAGATAA
- the dut gene encoding dUTP diphosphatase, with protein sequence MIKVKIRRLSKTAKLPQKMTPHSSGYDIFANLAKDVVILPKDVALIPTGFSLEIPQGYEAQIRPRSGLAINHKIGILNSPGTIDSDYRGEVKIIAFNFGDEDFIVKPNMRIAQMVFSKVEDTVLEESISLSKTERDAGGFGHTDNKLDCK encoded by the coding sequence ATGATTAAAGTAAAAATAAGGAGATTATCCAAAACTGCAAAATTACCTCAAAAGATGACTCCCCATTCTTCTGGATATGATATATTTGCCAATTTAGCAAAAGATGTGGTAATCTTGCCTAAGGATGTTGCTTTAATACCAACTGGTTTTTCTTTAGAAATTCCTCAAGGATATGAAGCACAAATTCGTCCAAGAAGTGGTCTGGCAATTAATCATAAAATAGGAATCTTAAACTCTCCAGGCACTATCGATTCTGATTATAGAGGAGAAGTTAAGATAATAGCTTTTAATTTTGGTGATGAAGATTTTATTGTAAAACCAAATATGCGAATCGCTCAAATGGTTTTCTCAAAGGTTGAAGATACAGTTTTAGAAGAAAGTATTTCTTTAAGCAAAACAGAAAGAGATGCTGGTGGATTCGGGCATACAGACAATAAACTTGATTGCAAATAG
- a CDS encoding farnesyl diphosphate synthase, which translates to MTKMMRLKKDVKEKRELVNIIIDRFLPRKDEYPKIIHKAMRYTLFAGGKRIRPYLTITTYQLFGHMDKKILPVAAAIELIHTYSLIHDDLPDIDNDDLRRGKPACHIEFGEDIATLAGDALIVEAFKILLTIDVKSKVKVELLKEFAEATGDTGLIAGQIVDIDSEGKYVSPKILDYIHMNKTAKLITTAVRFGTIMAEAGEDDLERITEFGKTLGLLFQISDDILDVEGSEEKMGKKTGLDAQRGKATYPKIYGIEKAKEKAQELQSKAQNIISYYGPKAEFLKKICVYIATREF; encoded by the coding sequence ATGACCAAAATGATGCGTCTCAAAAAAGATGTTAAGGAGAAAAGAGAATTAGTCAATATTATAATTGATAGATTTTTACCGCGGAAGGACGAGTATCCAAAAATTATACATAAAGCAATGCGTTACACTCTTTTTGCTGGTGGCAAAAGAATCCGTCCGTATCTGACAATTACTACATATCAACTTTTTGGACATATGGATAAAAAAATATTACCTGTTGCTGCTGCAATTGAGTTGATTCATACTTATTCATTAATACATGATGATTTGCCAGATATAGATAATGATGATCTCAGAAGGGGGAAACCTGCCTGCCATATAGAGTTTGGGGAGGATATTGCAACACTTGCTGGAGATGCATTAATTGTTGAAGCATTTAAGATTCTGCTTACAATTGATGTAAAATCTAAAGTTAAAGTTGAGTTATTAAAGGAGTTCGCAGAAGCAACTGGGGATACCGGGTTAATTGCGGGTCAAATAGTTGATATTGATAGTGAAGGAAAATATGTCTCACCAAAAATCCTTGATTATATTCATATGAATAAAACTGCAAAGTTGATTACTACAGCTGTTCGTTTTGGTACGATTATGGCTGAAGCAGGTGAAGATGATTTAGAAAGGATAACAGAATTTGGTAAAACCTTAGGACTGCTTTTCCAAATAAGTGATGATATTCTTGATGTAGAAGGTTCTGAAGAAAAGATGGGTAAGAAAACAGGACTTGATGCTCAGAGAGGGAAAGCTACTTACCCTAAAATATATGGCATAGAAAAAGCAAAGGAGAAAGCTCAAGAGTTACAGAGCAAAGCACAAAATATTATCTCTTATTATGGTCCTAAGGCTGAATTTTTGAAAAAGATTTGTGTTTACATTGCCACCAGAGAATTCTGA
- the xseB gene encoding exodeoxyribonuclease VII small subunit, which translates to EGNVDIEKSLEYYEEGIKLIKLCSERLKKIENKISLLSEVKEA; encoded by the coding sequence GAGGGGAATGTTGATATTGAAAAATCTTTAGAATATTATGAAGAAGGCATTAAATTAATCAAGCTTTGTTCTGAAAGATTAAAGAAGATAGAAAATAAGATTTCCTTACTAAGTGAAGTCAAAGAAGCGTAA
- the xseB gene encoding exodeoxyribonuclease VII small subunit, whose protein sequence is MAEIKFEKALLRLQEIVDLLEEGNVDIEKSLEYYEEGIKLIKLCSERLKKIENKISLLSEVKE, encoded by the coding sequence ATGGCAGAAATAAAATTTGAAAAAGCTTTATTACGATTACAAGAAATAGTTGATTTATTAGAAGAGGGGAATGTTGATATTGAAAAATCTTTAGAATATTATGAAGAAGGCATTAAATTAATCAAGCTTTGTTCTGAAAGATTAAAGAAGATAGAAAATAAGATTTCCTTACTAAGTGAAGTCAAAGAAG
- a CDS encoding thiamine diphosphokinase — translation MKKAFIFCNNPISYQNNNFTLDIDLSGIIIAADGGANYLCRNGIIPDVLIGDFDSILPEYLSLLKGKSDVRKFPVDKDKSDTELAIEFCSQNGYNDVTLVNAVDGRLGHSLANIFLIEKFINQGLKFHFLNVKNEIYVVTDKVYIPARIGENISLISLTDFTIVKETSALKFPLNNEKIYRSSSRGISNITTEEEFSITVSDGILLVIIER, via the coding sequence TTGAAAAAGGCTTTTATTTTCTGTAATAATCCCATTAGTTATCAGAATAATAATTTTACTTTAGATATTGATTTATCCGGGATTATTATAGCAGCAGATGGAGGGGCAAATTATCTCTGTAGAAATGGGATTATCCCCGATGTCCTGATCGGTGATTTTGACTCTATTTTGCCCGAATATCTAAGTTTGTTAAAGGGAAAATCCGATGTAAGAAAATTTCCTGTTGATAAAGACAAAAGCGACACTGAGCTTGCTATTGAATTCTGTTCACAGAATGGATACAATGATGTTACATTAGTTAATGCTGTGGATGGTAGGCTTGGCCACTCATTAGCCAATATTTTTCTTATAGAGAAATTTATAAATCAAGGTCTTAAATTTCATTTTTTAAATGTCAAAAACGAAATTTATGTCGTAACAGACAAGGTTTATATACCTGCCAGAATCGGCGAAAATATTTCTCTTATTTCGCTTACAGATTTTACGATAGTTAAAGAAACATCGGCATTGAAATTTCCTCTCAATAATGAGAAAATATATCGTTCAAGTAGTAGAGGTATTAGTAATATTACAACCGAGGAAGAGTTTTCTATTACTGTTTCAGATGGAATTTTATTAGTAATTATAGAAAGGTAA